The nucleotide sequence GTTTACGAGTTATGCCTGTTAcagatttttcattttttcgtgACGACTAAACTGCTTCAATCAACAACAACATTTTGGCGTCTCTCTCACATTTCGAACCCAACCCAGTCTTTTctttgtgtgtgtgctgtTAGCTCCTCCATGCGGATTTCTCCGGATTTCCCAGGAACCCAAACGGATTTTTGGAGTTACATATGCGGAGTGCCGCAGACCACGGACCGCTGCTGTTGCGCCGTCCCCGCACCGCTGCCCGCTGCCGAGGCGGCGGCCATAAGTTGAGATGAGCAGGCTCCCGCCACGCCCGCCGCCGCCAACGAAGGCCAGCGCTGGCTGCAGTAGGATCCCTCGCCGAGGACGGAGATCCTCTTGCCCTCCACCGCACCCGGTGCTCCTCCTGACGCTCCCTTGGAGGAGCTGCCTGCCGGTGAGCCGCGGTGCATGAGCGTGGGATCGGTGTTCAGTTGCTTCTGCGACTTGGCTCGCTGCAGCGGAGCCACACAAAAGTCTGAGTTGGCATTGTTGTTATCCGCCACCGAGGCCACATATCCGCCGTACATGAGACACTCGTCCgccgctgctgccgccgccgctgccgctgccgccgaGGCACAAATGTTGTTGACCGACTTGTCCCAGGTGTTTTTGATTATGTTCGGGTTGCCGCCATCGAAGGTGAGTCCGCTGTTGCTGCCGGTTTTGCCGCCCAGAGAGGCCGAAGccaatgccacgcccacagcACTGCCATTGTGATGCATGGTGGCCACCGCATTCTGTTCGTTCTGCTTCCTGGCCTCCGCATCGTCCTTTTCCTGGGCACGCTTACGCTTCCGCTTCATGCAGAATACCACACAGGCCGCAATCACTGCCACCAAAGGCATCGCCACCGAGAAGACAGCTATGAGCACCACCTGGGCATTGGTCAGACCATCGGCTTGCGTGGTGGCTCCATATTGATGGGCATCGAAGGTCACCGAAGCGTAGGACTCTTCATCGCATTGCTTGCCCCTGAAACCATTGGCGCACACGCATTCAAAGGAGTTGACACGGTTCATGCAGGTGCCTCCATTATGACAGGGTGTACTGCTGCACTCATCGATGTCCACGGAGCAATCCTTTCCAGTGAATCCCGCCCGACAGGTGCACTGATAGTCGTTGTTGAGATTCAAGCAGGTTCCTCCATTGGCACACGGTCTGATGAGGCACAAGTCCACTTTGCTGGCGCAGTGAGTGCCATGGAATCCGGGAACACATTGGCAGCGATATTGATTGATCTGATCTATGCAGGTGCCGCCATTTTCGCACTGGTGACCCAGGCAGTCGTCAATGTTCGTCTCACACTTCGACCCCGAGAATCCGGCTGGGCAAATACACCTTCCGTTGGGCTGACAGCTTCCTCCGTTTATGCAGGGATTCGGACTGCAGTTGTCCAACTGGAGTTCGCAGGTGGGTCCACTGTAGCCGATGGGGCACTCGCACTGGTAGCCCTGACCTTTGCTGCCCAAACCGGGACGAACGTTGCGGCAGATGCCCTGGTGGCAGGGCTTATCCGTACAGGTCAGCACTTTCTCCTCGCACATCTTTCCACTCCAGCCGCTGGGACAATGGCACTTGTAGCCCGTTTTCGTAGGTGGCTCATCGATGCAGGTTCCGCCATTCTGGCAGGGATTGACATCGGCATCGCAGGAGTAAATCTCAGTTTCGCAATCATCGCCACTGAAGCCGGGAGCGCACTTGCAGGTGTACAGTCCTTCGCCGGTATTGAAGCAGGTTCCGCCATTCTTGCAGGGTCGGTGGTTGGTGCAGTAGTTCAGATCTTGGTTGCAGTACAGGCCACCCCATCCCTCGTTGCAGATGCAAGTCCAGGGTTTGTTGCAGGTGCCATGGATGCAGTTTGGTTCCAGAACGCACTCGTTGCACAAAGCTCCCTTCCAACCCAGTTGACAACTGTAAAAAGAGAGAAAAGGAGAAATGGGGGTGGTTAGTGTGACCGTAGGATGATGTATGAATGAAACAACAGTGGAAGGGCAAATGTGACCATGCTTATGTTTGAGTTTTCTGtttataattctttttttcGGTTCTACAACTGCAGTTGAAACTTATTCTTTTGCAAAACACATCCCATAACCTTAAGTACCGctctttttatttctttttcaaaAGGCTAAAAGAAATCGACAAATACACTTAAAGATCTTTGACTCTGTTTATTGAAGCGCCGCGAGCGCTGGTTTACTTTTGACTTTTAAATGCGAGTGAGGAGGACGGAAGGCTGGTGCTCCATCACCTGTTCCACGCATCCCTGCATCCCGCTCCCTCCCCCACGTACACTTGTTTGCATGCCACGCTTGATTGCAGTCGAAAAAGAGGGGCAAAAGATGGGCAAGAAAAGAGCAGCGAAGACAAAGAGAGACGGGGAAAGGAAGATGGCTTGTCAACTTGAAAAAGTCTCGTTCGCAATTGAAATAAAACGAATGTCTCTGCAAGAAGTCATATCCGCACACTTGAAAGTGAAGAAGAAAAAGCGAGAGAGCGAGAGCCACAAAATTGTTGCATTTCTCACGATCATAAATTGATTTcgagccaaaaaaaaagtgtttcCTCTGCAACAAATAAAGCAAGCACGCACGCACATGCACGCATTGCCAGATGCAAGTGTTGCCAACTGTATGGCGAAAAAAGCCTTCACCCACAAAGATTTCAATAGTTAATAATTCAAACCGAGACAGCTAACCTGTTGAAAGAGGGGGCGGAGTGGGTGGCTGAGGCGGTGGAGTACGAAAGACAAGtaacagacacacagacagactGGGAGACAAGTAGTAATTGATATGCGTCAGCCAGTGTGTACACAAAGAAATGTCAAAAAAGCAACCGTCGCGTTGCCAACTAGCAAATGTGTGCTATATGCGCTtagaattattaaaatattcccACCATCAAACAAGCTGGCTATCTGCGGTTTCCAGCTAACAATTCGATTCACAAAACGGTTCCACCAATCACTTTACTCCACTCCAAACCACTCCGCACAATGATGTGTGGATTTTGGTGCTCTTTTTTATTTGGCACAATTATCGGCGGACCACAAAATGTTTGATTTCCGCCTGGCAGTGAGAGATGTTTATTGGCCAACATAATGCATAAATAATGAGCAACATCCTCTACTCTCGGCGTTTGAAAATCAATTCAACAGATCGCCGTTAGTGTGGCAACATTGGCACACAAGTAATTCAAAGAAAAAGGTAATTTTTCTACGAAGTAGTATTAGAAAATAACCATATGGttatgcaaaaacataaaGTCTAGCCGTATTGAACTTTAGATTCTCGTGCAGCTGTTTTTTGTTGAAATTGTATGCTGCAAATATCTGAAAATATTTGCCAGCGTCGTCAAAAGTGTACGCTTACACCTTGATGGGCAAAAATGTGGGAAAACTtcggtacttgtaattcaatTTGGCCGCCTTGGCTTTTACTTCGCCTCAAAATTGTAATGCAAAACCCTGGCCAAATCAAATGACATCGCGCCGAACCGAAAGAATTTCTGCGGTCGCCGAACGAACAAACGAGCGAATAAAAAACGTGCATTAAAATCcaagcaaaaaaaagaaaaacaaaaaataataaaaataaaataaaagagcaGCAAAGTGTTTTCTGCCCTTTTCGCAAAGCTCACGGTAGCAGTCAAACATTCAGCATTACATTGAAAAGGTGTGCCCCATCATGAtagttgttgctgtttttcCTGCCGTTTTTTACTGGGTGGGCAGCTAAAAAACAAAGGCAAAAAAAGCAAACAACCAAagacaaacaaataaaacgtgCAAACACAAGGAGGACAAGAATCATCATTAAATTGAAGGCAAAGTAACCCGTTAGGCACAGTTGGCAACAGAAGTTGGCTAATTGAATGCATCTTCTTTCAAAGTTGGGATGATGTTTTATATAATGCTTTtgaaaatgtaaatattttaataaattaaactaAACGAGGCTGCTGTTACAGATATGCCCAACATTGGTTCACAAAGGCCtaatcaaataaatacaatCAAATTAAATACTTACACGCATTGATTGGGTTTCTCGCAGTGTCCATGCTCACAGCCTTTGGCGCATTTGGctgcaaataaaaaagaagagggaaaatttaaatataaattaattgaaatgtaaACAATACGGGTAAAACACTTTCCCAAAAAGCGACTTAAATGGCTCTGAAATGGACTCCCCACCTGTCCGGAATAAAAGACAAAAACATAAACCCGGGGGACACCCACTCGACGAGCTGCTCAACCCACTCACAGACATCGAGATCCATCAAATTGAGGCAATTCCGAGGCAGAAGTGCCGAAAAAACTTTCTTTTTCACGCGTCTGGCAAtgaaaaaaatccaaaaaagaTGTCTCTGGGAAATAAAACAAAAGCCGCTCGCTAAACAATAGGAAAACGTTTAAAACGTTTTAGCACAGACtagaaaaaaatacaaaaaaaaaagccaaaaaactataaaaaatgAATCATGGCCAGTGGCTCTCAAACTCTCCGAGTTCGGCATTCAGCATTCGGCGTTCGGCACTGTGTGAGTGCTTTAAGTTTTAAGCCAAGCAGGAATAACTTGTTTCTAAGGCCAAAAAGGAAACACacaaaatgaaataatcccaTGGCCAGGAGAAGAAGCAGCTTGAGCCTAAGAGCCTGAGCAGCTGAGGCGGAGGCCGTGGCCCAAAACAGAAAACAGATTCCCAAGCTCAAAAGGTTCGACGAAAACTTCGATTGGAAGCTGGGCTGGCTGGATGGAGTTGGGATCTCTCCGAAGAATGTGGCAAACATGTTTCGGCCGGCGAGAGAAGCAGCAGGAAGTTGGGGAGTTGCCACAAGGGCCTAGAGAAGGGGTAAAAGTCGTGAACAAAACTAAAAAAGGCAATGCCAAAAGGAGCCCAGAACGTGGAAGGAGCCGCCGCCACCGCCGCTGCCGAAGATGATGATGCTCCTCTTTAAACCGAGTGAGTTTCATTCAGAAGCGGCAGCGGCGGCGACGGCAGCAGGAAAATTGCTAGAAAATCACAAAAACGTGTTCTCAACCGAAGGGGGCCGCCTGCTCTGCCCCCTTTTAATATATATAGTAGAGAAAAAGCGTAATATTGGCAATTGCCAATGATTTTTATTACCAATCGCCCGCGGACGTTGGCAGGGGCTGGCTTGAAATAGATTTTCCTGAAAGTGAAAAAGAAGTTCACACGCCTTGGGGCAGAGATAATCCTCGCTAATCGAATGATATACGGATATGTGCGGCTCTTCCGCTTGCTTTCACTTTTGGCCAACGGGGTTCCTTCATCTCGCAGATGCATCTTTTTTAGCACCCACCGACCATCTGCCCCTGTCGTCATTCATGAACCTTAGTCAAAATAGCTCATTTCCTTAAAAAATTAACTTCATTCATATACGCATACGCACTCTtgggccaaaaaaaaaagggaagaaCAAAAACCTTTTGGGCCAATTTACTCAGCGTTTcggttgttgttttgtttttgcagCCTGCACGTTTGGGCTTTTTAtttgctgctcctgctgctggaaattaattttcgcacatgtgtgtgtgtgccttaATTTAAGCTCATTTCTGCGCatttaagttgaaaataaaatatagcaGGCAGGAGCAGCTGCCTCTTCCGCTGGCAACTTGCTAAACCGGCAGCAGGACACAAAAATTATCTGCCCCGAAAAAAGAGGCAGCAGAAGAAACAACAacgaacaaaaaaatatacaacaaaaaacacaGAGACGAGAAGAATCGAACCGAACCGAAGAAGAAGCTCGTCGTCTTCAGGAGACTACGACATTTAAGGTGTAATCAGACGTTGCCACAACAGCCCTAAAGGAAGTTTGTTCTTGGGTCGACTCTTCTCGGGTCCTCAGAAATGCTCGGCATGCAGACAtccaaacccaaacccaaaccgAAACCCTGATCAtcatctgtatctgtatctgtgcgAGTGGACCCCTTACGCAGACACAGATACAGGTACACACCACCAccgatacagatacagatacaccGGCACCACACCTTTTTGGTCCAAAAACCCGGGCCCTTGCACTTGGCGTGGGAAGATTTTTGTATGCCTTGctcctcatcatcatcatcatcatcatggcaatggtatggtatggtatggtatggtatatGGTGTGTGTCTGCTCTGATTCACAGTTTAAAATGTTGGTAAAGCAGAGGTAGCCAAACAACGATCGACTACCAACCAACTACAAAGGGCTGCCCGAATTTCTGCTCTCGGCAGTTCGTTAGACGTTTTGTTCTTCCAATGACAAATGACTTTTCCCCACATCTCCATGCATTTGGTTTTTCGTTTCCCGAACttcattgatttttaatttatttgtttgacTTTGATTTCTTTCCCCCCTCCCCATTCCCCCTACTTGATGGCCATTTGTGGTATTCAAATttttagtttggttttttgtcAACTCATTGCCGTACGCATTCGAAAATAATTATACTTTAATTCGTTTGGGGCAGCAgctctgtccgtctgttttTGGGCATTGTGTACAATCATCTCATTTGATTTGACAAGCAAGTGATTTTCAATAATAATGAGAGCTGGCAGGCAAAAAACGAGAAGTAAACTTAAGTTTTGAGCCACTTGAAGCGGTGGAGATCGGCAGAAGCAACAACAAACAGAGCGGGCCAAGTGTTTTCGGCGTAAAGAATGCGTGGAGGGGTTACAAAGGCTATTGATCCGTGTGGATATCTAAGGCTGAGATGCCAAATGAGTGTATCTTGGGGTTGAGCTTTGGTGAATGTTTCAACAAATCACGAAATAATAGAAATCTGCTTGGTATAAAAATGATATACTATACATTTATCAtataatatcatatcataCCATATTTCATATCGTATCATACCAGGtttcatatcatatcatactATCTATCTATTTAACTTAATATGGTCCATTTCTAACTTCTGGTAGAGTTAATTATACTATGCCatataatatttgtttttacctataaggcccatttctaatTCGTAGTATAACTATCTATTCTTTTAGAACACCCTTTAACCTTTTATAATATATCCCCTCCCACATAGTATCATTTTCTACTTACGTTTGTGACAGTAATCGCCCTGCCATCCGGTCAAACAGATAATTTCGCCTGTCTCGGAGCAGGTGGAGTGTCCAAACGAATCGTCTCGGGGCCTGCAGAACTTGGCACAGCCGGATCCGTAGTAGTTGGCATCGCAGGTGACACGGAAATCGTACTCCAGCGAGGTGTACTGCGACTCCGACTTGTTCGTCTTCCACTCGGAGGACACCTCCAGTACCTGCTGCACCAAAAGTCGCTGGATGAGGAGATCTGCAAGTGGAGAGAGGAAGAGAGATTGAGACCATGATAAGTGTGTGAGAACAAGTCGAGTTCGGCGATAGACTAATGAAGATTAATTGGGTTAAAGATGATCCGATGAGATGGCGCTCGGGGCAATGccagaaaaaaatatagaaaaaccTCTGTTTGGAATGCAGcaaatgggaaatggaaaatggaaaatgaaaaaccaaaaatcgAAATCGAACGAACCAAAGCGAAGCGAAACGAAGCAACTTGAAAACCCCGAAATGCAATTGCTTGTCACAGAGTCAAGTGCTCAAGCCGAGGTATGCAGTTTGGTAAGGGTACTGAGTACTGAGTACGGAGTACTACTTGGTATTTGGCGATGAGAGAGGCAAACTGGCAGACAGACACGGGGCATGGCTAAAATACAgcacaaaatacaaaatacaacaaaaaaaaataagtaaagaaaaaataaaagaaggcAGCAGGCAGACCGCCAGCCAAGCTCGTCGAGGCATTTTTCAGCTGTTCGCCGACCGGTCTCGACTTTGGGATGGCTGGCAACTCGTTTGTGTGCGTCGCATATCTACAGGCTCGGTGCTACACAGATGCAGATACTCTGGCACCgatgcagatacagatacatgtGCAGCCACATTATGCCATGGTCTATAAAGTAAATTGCAGGTGCATGACTATTCGAATTGCTAAAGCTAAAGTTAAAGCCAAAGCTAAAGCTAAGCCAGAGTCAAGTTTTCTGTTTGAAAATCCTACACATATCTCTCTggaattttttgtatttaaactAAGAGCACCCAagaacaaaacaaaacagtgGAGACCCCCATTTAAATAGCGCCTGAAAAATTAGAGCAGTGAAAGTGAAATTAAGAGCAGAGCTCTGTAGAGGAATGCAGTTCACTTTTCCCCACTATTGGGCAACCCACAAAAATATCTGCCCAAATATATCAAACCATATTGTCAAAGCTATATATTACAACAGGCACACACATATGGAGCTATGGAGCTTGTCCATTGACAAGCGGCCCAACTGGTTGgccaataaaaatattaaataaaaaattcggCAACTCCAAAAACTCACTAATTAATTACCAAAAATATGCACAGCTCAAATGCGGCAACAAGAATTCTTAGCCAGTTGCTCGAGCCACTACTAGAGCTGTTGGCAATTGcattttttggccaaaaactCGTGTGCTTCACCTGCCGACGAACGGGGCCGACAACATGGAAAAGCATTCAATGCAAAAATCGCACCAGCCAACAGCAttcccaaaaacaaaaaaattgaattgtaCTGTGTGGTTTTATTTACATTTGCAACAACGAGGCACACACACGATAAAGCCCATAGGATTTGTGGCATGACAGGTTATTAGACAAGCCGGCAAGAGACGCACAATTTCTGGCCAGTTTGGCCAGTTTGCGCAAAAGAAAAAcgtgcaataaaatatatcaGGCAAATTTTGTGAAAATATTTACGCAAAGTTGCATTTTCATAATTATCTGTGGAAAAGCGGCGTGTGACAACTTTCGCAACTTTGGCTGGGAAAAAGTGACTGACGATCGCGGAAATGTTCAGATTTTTGTGGGAATTTCTCCAGAGAGGTAATTAGACAAACATCTATCCTATTTGACTGGTAAATATGTATACTCCATCGCTTTGTCAACAAATGAGTGAAATTTGTGTGCAACAAATTTGCAACAAGAAATCCAAACTTGACTCTGACTcccgatccgatccgatccaTACCCCCAAACCCCATGCCCCatcttattttttatttgctgcATCCGCCTCCCCAAGTATCGCTGACTTGGACTTGAGGAATTTTTTCGAAAATACCATTTTATCAAGACACACGACGAGGACaacaaaaacgaaaacaacaacgacaagTTTTGTGGCAGACAGACGGACCAAAAAGACAGAAAGACAGCCGAGATCGAAGGAAGCCAAGTCGAAAAAAAAGAGAAGTTGGGCTCTTGTTGCCGGGCTGCCGCTTCTTGATCCAATGagttaaaattaaaagataAGCATTTTAACAACATCGAACCAGGAGAGCAGCGGAGCACCCCAACAACGTGCAACTAACAACTTTGGCATTGGCAGAGATTAATTGGTAGGTAGGGATAGGTGAGGAAACCGAAGAGGCCGAGAGACCGCCAGGGTCCGGAGAATCTCGAGAGCCATGAGTTGAAAGATTTCTGAAcgcatcaaggcgagaggccAGAGAATCACCTTGCAATGCCTTCTACACAGTGCGAAAAGGGTCATCAACATTATGAAAATCACTAGTTATTGATCTGAAAATTGTAATTCTAGTTCTTCATCTAAAAATGTGTTGCTATACCAAAATTAAGCACCGAACCCCTAAAGACCTCTTTAATATGCTAATTTCATGGTAAAATTTCAGTTTTTCACAGTGCCTTTTGCCTTCGAACTGGGATTCAGATTCTTTTTGCCCAGCAGGTCCGGTTCCTTTGGCTGTTGGCCGTTTAGCTGGCCTCAGGCTCTGGGCGAAAACCTGGCGAAAAGGTCGCCATGTGCGTTGCACCTCCCGCCTAACCCCTTCCCCATGCTTTATGTAATTTATGTTAAATGAATATAACAAAAAAGAGCTAAACTCG is from Drosophila suzukii chromosome 3, CBGP_Dsuzu_IsoJpt1.0, whole genome shotgun sequence and encodes:
- the Delta gene encoding neurogenic locus protein delta, with protein sequence MHWIKCLLTAFICFTVIVQVHSSGSFELRLKYFSNDHGRDNEGRCCSGESDGATGKCLGSCKTRFRVCLKHYQATIDTTSQCTYGDVVTPILGENSVNLTDAQRFQNKGFTNPIQFPFSFSWPGTFSLIVEAWHDTNNSGNARTNNLLIQRLLVQQVLEVSSEWKTNKSESQYTSLEYDFRVTCDANYYGSGCAKFCRPRDDSFGHSTCSETGEIICLTGWQGDYCHKPKCAKGCEHGHCEKPNQCVCQLGWKGALCNECVLEPNCIHGTCNKPWTCICNEGWGGLYCNQDLNYCTNHRPCKNGGTCFNTGEGLYTCKCAPGFSGDDCETEIYSCDADVNPCQNGGTCIDEPPTKTGYKCHCPSGWSGKMCEEKVLTCTDKPCHQGICRNVRPGLGSKGQGYQCECPIGYSGPTCELQLDNCSPNPCINGGSCQPNGRCICPAGFSGSKCETNIDDCLGHQCENGGTCIDQINQYRCQCVPGFHGTHCASKVDLCLIRPCANGGTCLNLNNDYQCTCRAGFTGKDCSVDIDECSSTPCHNGGTCMNRVNSFECVCANGFRGKQCDEESYASVTFDAHQYGATTQADGLTNAQVVLIAVFSVAMPLVAVIAACVVFCMKRKRKRAQEKDDAEARKQNEQNAVATMHHNGSAVGVALASASLGGKTGSNSGLTFDGGNPNIIKNTWDKSVNNICASAAAAAAAAAAADECLMYGGYVASVADNNNANSDFCVAPLQRAKSQKQLNTDPTLMHRGSPAGSSSKGASGGAPGAVEGKRISVLGEGSYCSQRWPSLAAAGVAGACSSQLMAAASAAGSGAGTAQQQRSVVCGTPHM